The proteins below are encoded in one region of Pontibacter deserti:
- a CDS encoding DUF4920 domain-containing protein encodes MKNKCIFALLIGLALSSCNQQQESTTETQESVTTQAPVYGSDFSEDNILSVTQLQDALAADVDSVQATVSGEIVESCQSKGCWMDVKMADNSTMKVTFRNYGFFLPVEDLKGKSVVFTGTAKREVISVEDQRHYAEDAGKPANEIAAINSPREELRFVADGVKIK; translated from the coding sequence ATGAAAAACAAGTGCATATTTGCCCTACTGATAGGTCTTGCGCTTAGCAGCTGTAATCAGCAGCAAGAAAGCACAACCGAAACACAGGAATCAGTTACTACCCAGGCACCGGTCTATGGTTCTGACTTTTCAGAAGATAATATACTTTCGGTAACTCAGTTACAGGACGCCCTTGCTGCAGACGTGGATTCAGTACAGGCCACTGTTTCAGGCGAGATAGTGGAGAGCTGCCAGTCGAAAGGCTGCTGGATGGATGTAAAAATGGCAGATAACAGCACTATGAAAGTCACTTTCCGGAATTATGGTTTCTTTTTACCGGTAGAAGACTTGAAAGGCAAATCAGTGGTATTTACCGGTACAGCTAAACGCGAAGTAATATCTGTCGAAGATCAGCGGCACTATGCTGAAGATGCAGGTAAACCAGCCAATGAAATTGCAGCCATAAACTCTCCCAGAGAAGAACTCCGTTTTGTAGCTGACGGCGTAAAGATCAAGTAA
- a CDS encoding DUF2147 domain-containing protein gives MKKHLLTLVVLMLFSTCAWAQKLSPLGIWTNEEGKARFEIYKCGDKLCGKLVTLKEPLRNGKPKVDENNPEKKLRNRPLLGLEFMKGFEYDGDNKWDDGTIYDPESGKTYSCYMKMTGKDKMEVKGYIGISLIGRTQNWTRVK, from the coding sequence ATGAAAAAGCATCTATTAACTTTAGTGGTACTCATGCTGTTCAGCACCTGTGCATGGGCCCAGAAATTATCTCCGCTTGGCATCTGGACAAACGAAGAAGGAAAAGCACGTTTTGAAATTTATAAATGTGGCGATAAGCTGTGCGGTAAACTTGTTACTTTAAAAGAGCCTCTTCGTAATGGTAAACCTAAAGTTGATGAGAATAATCCTGAGAAGAAGCTTCGTAACCGCCCGTTGCTTGGCCTGGAGTTCATGAAAGGTTTTGAGTATGACGGCGACAACAAATGGGATGACGGTACGATCTATGACCCGGAAAGTGGTAAGACCTACTCTTGCTACATGAAAATGACAGGTAAGGACAAGATGGAAGTGAAAGGATATATAGGTATTTCGCTGATTGGCAGAACGCAGAACTGGACAAGAGTTAAATAA
- a CDS encoding gliding motility-associated C-terminal domain-containing protein, which translates to MRQRLLLMLVIVLCTFSANATHIVGGEFELEYLSGDNYRLTLNLYFDQVHGDPGALDPTITVNVFEKAGNRWLGQVTMSIKAQSNVPYTNIECAIGELQTRKIVYYETIVLNPQVFNHPDGYYVTWERCCRNETINNIVAPEDAAQTFYMEFPAVTKSGQAFRNSSPKLFPPLSDYACVNELFYFDFSGSDADGDSLAYDMITPLNGFTNAAMPYYGIPGFENIAPKPAPYPQIEWLPGYSTGIQVQGNPPINIDNRTGRLTMRPTKTGLYVFGIRVQEFRNKKKIGEVRRDFQVLVLNCPTNQTPKVTAREQGKNTFYNEGEVLKLTPTGNRCIDVFFTDPDLSEFVVLKAIPVNFSATNFTLSGALQGVINQGGGAQETLKATLCFDDCFDTKNKVYMLDLIVQDDGCSLPRQDTLRVSYKMEDINNIPTLTTNPVDQVINLDRGQDFEMDVFGRDIDLDSLSLSAAGEGFDMTAVGMVFTSTGGKGAANGNLKWTAVCNSEEEAVRRVTFRLKEDDCFPSPDQTKTIEFRITAPNNAPTLTSDKAPILYELNLNEPFEANLFGDDIDLDPLQLTAVGDGFNLADLGMTFTATPGNGQARGVFNLIANCQMAERDVVRVNFILDEQTCNPAPEPVLSMEFKVKVPLLRDFIPANIFTPNGDGLNDFFEIPNLPSDFCTAQFASIKVFNRWGKEVYFSAQNNFKWDGKGVNDGVYFYLIDFGSTQYKGSVTIVR; encoded by the coding sequence ATGAGGCAACGTTTACTCTTAATGTTGGTTATAGTGCTTTGTACTTTCTCTGCTAATGCAACGCATATTGTAGGCGGCGAATTTGAGTTGGAGTACTTAAGCGGAGACAACTATAGGCTAACCCTTAACCTATACTTTGATCAGGTTCATGGCGACCCGGGGGCTTTGGACCCAACCATTACTGTCAATGTATTCGAGAAAGCAGGAAACCGCTGGCTGGGCCAGGTTACGATGAGCATTAAGGCCCAATCTAATGTGCCTTATACTAACATTGAATGTGCTATAGGTGAGCTGCAAACCCGGAAAATCGTTTATTATGAAACCATTGTACTGAACCCACAGGTATTTAATCACCCAGATGGTTATTATGTTACCTGGGAGCGCTGCTGCCGTAATGAAACTATAAATAATATAGTTGCACCCGAAGACGCTGCTCAAACCTTTTATATGGAGTTTCCGGCAGTAACTAAAAGTGGCCAGGCTTTCAGAAATTCTTCTCCTAAACTTTTTCCTCCCCTCAGCGACTATGCCTGTGTAAACGAGCTGTTTTATTTTGATTTCAGTGGATCAGATGCCGACGGAGACTCACTGGCTTACGACATGATTACACCACTTAATGGTTTTACAAATGCTGCTATGCCCTATTATGGCATTCCGGGTTTTGAGAACATAGCACCTAAGCCAGCGCCTTACCCCCAGATTGAATGGCTGCCCGGGTATAGCACCGGGATACAGGTACAGGGAAATCCACCTATAAATATAGATAACCGAACCGGTCGCCTGACTATGCGCCCTACTAAAACGGGCCTTTATGTGTTTGGTATTCGTGTGCAGGAGTTCAGAAACAAGAAAAAGATAGGCGAAGTGCGACGCGACTTTCAGGTACTGGTACTTAACTGCCCAACAAACCAGACGCCTAAAGTAACTGCCAGGGAACAAGGTAAAAATACATTTTATAATGAGGGGGAAGTACTGAAGCTTACACCTACCGGCAACCGTTGCATAGACGTATTCTTTACAGACCCTGACCTGTCTGAGTTTGTGGTTTTAAAAGCTATACCTGTTAATTTCTCTGCAACTAATTTTACTTTATCCGGGGCATTACAAGGCGTTATAAACCAAGGAGGTGGCGCTCAGGAAACCCTTAAGGCTACTCTCTGTTTTGATGATTGCTTTGATACGAAAAACAAAGTATACATGCTTGACCTGATTGTGCAGGATGATGGATGCAGCCTTCCCCGTCAGGATACCTTGCGGGTGAGTTATAAGATGGAGGACATCAATAATATACCTACCCTAACAACAAACCCTGTTGACCAAGTTATTAACCTGGACAGAGGGCAGGACTTTGAGATGGATGTATTCGGTCGGGATATAGACCTGGATAGTTTATCGTTAAGCGCTGCCGGTGAGGGATTCGATATGACTGCTGTAGGCATGGTTTTTACAAGCACGGGCGGCAAAGGTGCAGCAAACGGTAATTTAAAATGGACAGCCGTGTGTAACTCAGAAGAAGAGGCTGTGCGGCGGGTAACATTCAGATTAAAAGAAGATGACTGCTTTCCTTCTCCAGACCAGACCAAAACGATAGAGTTTAGGATAACAGCACCTAACAATGCACCTACACTTACTTCAGATAAAGCGCCTATACTCTATGAACTTAACCTGAACGAGCCTTTTGAAGCCAATTTGTTTGGAGATGACATAGACCTGGACCCACTACAATTAACTGCGGTTGGCGATGGTTTTAACCTGGCTGATTTAGGCATGACATTTACTGCAACTCCTGGTAACGGTCAGGCACGGGGTGTTTTTAATTTAATAGCTAATTGCCAGATGGCCGAGCGGGATGTTGTGCGGGTAAATTTTATACTTGACGAGCAAACCTGTAATCCGGCACCGGAGCCAGTATTATCTATGGAGTTTAAAGTGAAGGTGCCGCTGCTCCGTGATTTTATACCTGCCAATATTTTTACACCGAACGGCGATGGCCTGAACGACTTTTTTGAAATACCGAACCTGCCTTCGGATTTCTGTACAGCACAGTTTGCAAGTATAAAAGTATTTAACAGGTGGGGTAAAGAGGTATATTTTAGTGCTCAGAACAACTTTAAATGGGATGGAAAAGGGGTTAACGACGGCGTATACTTCTACCTGATAGACTTCGGAAGTACGCAATACAAGGGCAGTGTTACAATAGTGCGCTAA
- a CDS encoding cytochrome c oxidase subunit 3 produces the protein MDSDKKNKVGSKQLSAFKKMERMHPIRMLLYLSMVGIGVLFLILLIAFMRTGGFDSENVSLPKFFSVSTVLLLFSSYTMGRVPQIYKKDKLHKMTRYLGATLALGLLFIGAQILGWREMTAAGVNFSGKASGTYLYLISALHILHLVGGIIFLFFIFFKTAHVAADSVRSLIFIRDPYRHLQLSMLRSYWNFLDFMWVGLYLVFLFIF, from the coding sequence ATGGATTCAGATAAGAAAAATAAGGTTGGCTCTAAACAGCTCTCAGCTTTTAAAAAGATGGAGCGTATGCATCCTATACGGATGCTGCTATACCTGAGTATGGTGGGTATCGGAGTGCTTTTCCTGATCCTGCTGATTGCCTTTATGCGTACAGGTGGTTTCGATTCTGAAAACGTTAGCCTTCCGAAGTTCTTTAGTGTGAGTACGGTGCTGTTGTTATTCAGTAGTTATACAATGGGCAGGGTGCCGCAGATTTACAAGAAAGACAAATTGCATAAAATGACGCGTTACCTGGGTGCTACACTGGCTCTGGGCTTACTCTTTATAGGAGCACAAATTTTAGGGTGGCGCGAAATGACAGCTGCCGGGGTAAATTTTAGTGGTAAAGCTTCAGGAACTTATTTATACCTGATATCGGCATTACATATCCTGCACCTGGTGGGAGGTATTATCTTTCTTTTCTTCATTTTTTTTAAAACAGCCCATGTTGCAGCCGATAGTGTCAGGAGCCTGATATTTATCCGGGATCCATACCGCCATCTGCAATTATCAATGCTCAGAAGTTACTGGAATTTTCTGGACTTTATGTGGGTAGGTTTATACCTGGTTTTCCTGTTTATCTTTTAA